The following proteins are encoded in a genomic region of Corylus avellana chromosome ca4, CavTom2PMs-1.0:
- the LOC132179861 gene encoding dehydration-responsive element-binding protein 2C-like has protein sequence MSSSSQNTTTRKRKSRSKAEGSMSVVETLAKWKENQTQLDSKPILKMQGIGSKKGCMKGKGGPENSKCMYRGVRQRTWGKWVVEIREPNGGKRRWLGTFTNSVEAALAYDEAASTMYGSRARLNFPDSCSATTTSSSISPVETLAELDSTTTSNYSDVFSVEDITSVSSNLMNEDGEIIAFAYNEVARPTLAAKDITQVSPNVMNMDGESELRADSTTTSNQCEIFAAEDITHVPPNAQHEQQTGHFMVHMDELLNLDEFPELFDDNSLSDMESQLQFDADQLGFLDIDQWGKPQNITHSCKI, from the exons ATGTCTTCGTCTTCACAGAACACGACTACTAG GAAGAGGAAGTCTCGGAGTAAAGCTGAGGGATCTATGTCTGTGGTTGAGACTCTTGCCAAGTGGAAAGAGAATCAGACCCAGCTGGACTCTAAACCAATTCTGAAAATGCAAGGCATTGGGTCAAAGAAAGGATGCATGAAAGGAAAAGGAGGGCCTGAGAACTCAAAATGCATGTACAGAGGAGTAAGGCAAAGGACTTGGGGCAAATGGGTTGTAGAAATCCGAGAGCCAAACGGAGGGAAGAGGCGTTGGCTCGGTACTTTTACAAACTCTGTGGAAGCTGCTCTTGCTTACGATGAAGCTGCGAGTACTATGTACGGCTCTCGTGCTCGCCTCAACTTTCCAGATTCTTGTTCAGCTACTACAACTTCATCAAGCATTTCTCCGGTAGAAACTCTAGCAGAGTTGGATTCAACAACGACGTCAAACTACTCTGACGTCTTTTCAGTCGAGGATATCACATCTGTTTCCTCCAACTTGATGAATGAGGATGGGGAAATCATTGCATTTGCTTACAATGAAGTTGCAAGGCCTACACTTGCAGCTAAGGACATCACACAAGTTTCTCCCAATGTGATGAATATGGATGGGGAAAGTGAATTGAGAGCTGATTCTACAACTACATCAAACCAATGTGAGATCTTTGCAGCTGAGGACATCACCCATGTTCCTCCTAATGCTCAACATGAGCAACAAACAGGTCATTTCATGGTCCACATGGATGAATTGCTGAACTTGGATGAATTTCCAGAGCTTTTCGATGATAATTCCCTTAGCGACATGGAATCACAATTACAATTTGATGCTGATCAGTTGGGGTTTCTAGATATCGACCAATGGGGAAAGCCACAAAATATTACGCACAGCTGCAAAATCTAA